A genomic window from Caldisericota bacterium includes:
- a CDS encoding nucleotidyl transferase AbiEii/AbiGii toxin family protein, whose amino-acid sequence MINKNDLIKIARLYEMRPWQQEKHYIQSLILVAIGKEPVVLKGGTYLWFFNNLPRFSEDLDFTASGRLSKNLPEMVSESLEFFGVDNALKIISDNEKTLSFRVSAKGPLNTLDIDLCYVYIEINRREKIILKPVSILTKIEPYGLPIKVLSGMHLSEVAAEKIRAILTRSKARDVYDLWFLIKEGYTPQLKIVEEKLNHYEKNFSLELFTEKLKKTENIWVKELKPILFGHLPEFQGAFEFLINKVKEIS is encoded by the coding sequence ATGATAAACAAAAATGACCTCATAAAGATAGCCAGATTATACGAAATGCGTCCATGGCAGCAAGAAAAACATTATATTCAGTCGCTAATTTTAGTCGCCATAGGGAAAGAGCCAGTTGTTCTGAAAGGCGGAACTTATTTATGGTTTTTCAATAATTTGCCAAGATTCTCAGAAGATCTTGATTTTACAGCATCTGGTAGATTAAGCAAAAATCTACCAGAGATGGTCTCTGAATCACTTGAATTCTTTGGAGTAGACAACGCATTAAAAATAATTTCGGATAATGAAAAAACACTTTCATTTAGAGTCAGCGCAAAAGGTCCACTAAACACATTAGACATTGATCTATGCTATGTTTACATTGAAATAAACAGAAGAGAAAAAATTATTCTCAAACCTGTCTCCATTTTAACAAAAATAGAGCCTTATGGTTTGCCAATAAAAGTACTTTCAGGAATGCACCTCTCAGAAGTCGCAGCAGAAAAAATAAGGGCTATATTAACAAGAAGTAAAGCAAGAGATGTTTATGACCTCTGGTTCCTTATAAAGGAAGGTTATACGCCTCAGCTGAAAATTGTAGAAGAAAAGTTAAATCATTATGAAAAAAATTTCTCATTAGAATTATTTACGGAAAAACTTAAAAAAACAGAAAACATCTGGGTAAAGGAGTTAAAACCCATTCTTTTCGGGCACCTGCCGGAGTTTCAAGGTGCATTTGAATTTTTAATCAACAAAGTAAAAGAAATCAGTTAG
- a CDS encoding type II toxin-antitoxin system PemK/MazF family toxin: MSNFERGTIYWVNLDPTSGSEIKKKRPCVLVGATPVNMARRTVIVVPLSSSAKPLPPLTVEVNALGKKVVAVCDQIRAVDKSRLVKEVGKLNLPDLRRVVESIKEIIS, translated from the coding sequence TTGAGTAACTTTGAACGCGGAACTATCTACTGGGTGAATCTTGATCCAACAAGTGGATCAGAAATAAAGAAGAAAAGGCCATGTGTGCTTGTGGGTGCAACGCCTGTCAATATGGCAAGAAGGACAGTGATTGTCGTTCCACTATCTTCTTCTGCAAAGCCTCTGCCCCCGTTAACTGTAGAAGTTAATGCGCTTGGAAAGAAAGTTGTTGCTGTATGCGATCAGATTAGAGCGGTTGACAAATCAAGGCTCGTGAAAGAAGTAGGTAAGTTAAACTTGCCTGATCTTAGGAGAGTTGTAGAATCCATCAAGGAAATTATCAGTTGA
- a CDS encoding prepilin-type N-terminal cleavage/methylation domain-containing protein: protein MFKISKARNRKGFTLIELMIVIAIIIILAAIAIPNYLRMTERAKKSRLAADMATLATGLETFRTDWGSYPVVTTAEAVSDAAGHAVINAELAGLGGTAPNTATVNIATRTNVLGESGPIEYLKPGTLNSIIDPFTTTAAAISNADGLVYYLSDDNGNHWVTFAYIRTDTAGVTFLYRTDSVSAATEILTTDGVLVIDADGVVTDS, encoded by the coding sequence ATGTTTAAAATTAGTAAAGCAAGAAACAGAAAAGGTTTTACGCTGATTGAACTAATGATTGTAATTGCAATTATCATTATTCTTGCTGCAATTGCAATCCCGAATTATTTGAGGATGACGGAGAGGGCGAAAAAATCAAGACTTGCGGCTGATATGGCAACACTTGCGACGGGACTTGAAACATTCAGAACAGACTGGGGCAGTTATCCGGTGGTTACAACTGCAGAAGCAGTTAGTGATGCTGCTGGTCATGCTGTAATTAATGCTGAATTAGCAGGTCTTGGCGGCACAGCACCTAATACTGCAACTGTAAATATTGCAACTAGGACAAATGTGCTTGGTGAATCGGGACCCATTGAATATTTGAAACCGGGTACATTGAATAGCATTATAGACCCGTTTACAACTACTGCTGCAGCAATAAGCAACGCAGATGGACTAGTTTATTATCTGTCTGATGATAATGGCAACCACTGGGTTACTTTTGCTTATATAAGGACAGATACTGCTGGTGTAACTTTCCTTTACAGGACTGATTCTGTGTCTGCTGCAACAGAAATTTTAACGACCGATGGCGTACTAGTGATTGATGCGGATGGAGTTGTGACGGATAGTTAA